A genomic segment from Peribacillus sp. ACCC06369 encodes:
- the truA gene encoding tRNA pseudouridine(38-40) synthase TruA: MPKYKCVIAYDGTDFAGYQVQPEKRTIQSEFEAVLAQMHKGSIIKVTASGRTDSGVHAKGQVIHFESPLTFPTENWVKAFSALLPADIVVLEVDIVPDDFHARFHTTGKEYRYIVARSNLRDPFQRNYAYHYPYPLDGKAMREAISYLIGTHDFTSFCSAKTEVVDKVRTIQEIDFEKSDGVMVFRFVGEGFLYNMVRILVGTLLEVGSGKMAPRDMIGILDKKDRSFAGKTAPAQGLYLWKVFYK; this comes from the coding sequence ATGCCAAAATATAAATGTGTGATCGCGTATGACGGCACGGATTTCGCTGGGTATCAGGTGCAGCCTGAGAAACGAACCATACAAAGTGAATTCGAGGCAGTCTTAGCACAAATGCACAAAGGCTCAATTATAAAGGTGACTGCTTCAGGCAGGACAGATTCAGGGGTCCATGCAAAGGGGCAGGTCATTCACTTTGAATCACCCCTTACATTTCCTACTGAAAATTGGGTAAAGGCGTTCAGCGCCCTTCTTCCGGCCGATATTGTCGTTTTGGAAGTCGATATCGTGCCTGACGATTTTCACGCGAGGTTCCATACGACTGGGAAAGAGTACCGTTATATCGTAGCCCGATCCAATCTACGGGATCCGTTCCAACGTAATTACGCCTACCATTATCCCTACCCATTAGATGGGAAGGCGATGAGGGAAGCCATTTCCTATTTGATAGGGACACATGACTTTACAAGTTTTTGTTCGGCAAAAACGGAAGTGGTCGATAAAGTTCGAACTATTCAAGAAATCGATTTTGAAAAGAGCGATGGTGTCATGGTTTTTCGCTTCGTTGGGGAAGGTTTTTTGTATAATATGGTACGTATCTTGGTTGGGACACTCCTGGAAGTCGGCAGCGGCAAGATGGCACCCCGGGATATGATCGGGATATTGGATAAAAAAGACCGCAGTTTTGCAGGGAAAACAGCACCAGCCCAAGGCTTGTATTTATGGAAAGTATTTTACAAATAA
- the rplM gene encoding 50S ribosomal protein L13, whose translation MRTTFMAKANEVERKWYVIDAEGKTLGRLSTEVASILRGKHKPTFTPNIDTGDHVILINVEKIHLTGKKLTDKIYYRHTMHPGGLKTRTALEMRTNYPERMLELAIKGMLPKNSLGRQIYKKLHVYAGAEHPHAAQQPEVYELRG comes from the coding sequence ATGCGTACGACATTTATGGCGAAAGCTAATGAAGTAGAACGTAAATGGTATGTGATTGACGCTGAAGGCAAAACTTTGGGTCGCCTTTCTACTGAAGTAGCATCCATCTTACGTGGTAAACATAAACCAACTTTTACACCTAACATTGACACTGGTGATCATGTAATTCTAATCAATGTTGAAAAAATCCACTTGACTGGTAAAAAATTGACTGACAAAATTTATTACCGTCACACTATGCATCCAGGCGGTCTTAAAACTAGAACTGCTCTTGAAATGCGTACAAACTACCCTGAGAGAATGCTTGAACTTGCTATCAAAGGTATGCTTCCAAAGAATTCTCTTGGTCGTCAAATCTACAAAAAATTACACGTATACGCTGGAGCTGAGCACCCTCACGCTGCTCAACAACCAGAAGTATACGAATTACGCGGATAA
- the rpsI gene encoding 30S ribosomal protein S9, translated as MAQVQYYGTGRRKSSVARVRLVPGEGRIVINGRDINEYIPFAALREVVNQPLVATETTGNYDVLVNVSGGGYTGQAGAIRHGIARALLQVDPEYRPSLKTAGLLTRDPRMKERKKYGLKGARRAPQFSKR; from the coding sequence TTGGCACAAGTTCAATATTATGGTACTGGTCGCCGTAAGAGCTCAGTAGCTCGTGTACGTTTAGTACCAGGCGAAGGTCGCATCGTTATTAACGGTCGTGACATTAATGAATATATTCCTTTCGCAGCATTACGTGAAGTTGTTAACCAACCACTAGTTGCAACGGAAACTACTGGAAATTACGACGTTCTAGTAAACGTTAGCGGTGGTGGATACACTGGTCAAGCTGGAGCAATCCGTCACGGTATCGCTCGTGCATTGCTTCAAGTTGATCCAGAATACCGTCCATCTCTTAAAACTGCTGGTTTACTAACTCGTGACCCACGTATGAAAGAGCGTAAAAAATACGGTCTTAAAGGCGCACGTCGTGCACCTCAGTTCTCAAAACGTTAA
- a CDS encoding site-specific integrase, with the protein MDIISKKPMEYTSIPRRQKELINEESENDERNYWRKDEINNFLSITKHELSFRDHILFYLLIYTGARKGELLAVTWDDIDFEAGSIRLAKTLYHAEGEFILQTSKTKESKRLISLGTNTLTLLRKWRMRQNEANLGSIHDWDDNKVIFTRDDGSPLRLAYLNEKLDIVIKKHNLHRITIHGLRHTHASLLFESGASIKEVQERLGHSNIQMTMNINTHVTDTVKEQTATKFQRFMEL; encoded by the coding sequence ATGGATATTATCTCAAAAAAACCAATGGAGTATACAAGTATACCTAGACGGCAAAAAGAACTAATTAATGAGGAAAGTGAAAATGATGAGCGGAATTACTGGAGAAAGGATGAGATAAACAATTTCTTATCAATAACAAAACATGAATTATCTTTCCGTGACCATATTCTTTTTTACCTTTTAATTTATACTGGTGCACGTAAGGGGGAATTATTAGCAGTTACATGGGATGACATTGACTTTGAGGCTGGTTCAATTCGCTTAGCCAAGACACTTTATCACGCTGAGGGGGAATTCATCTTACAAACGTCAAAAACAAAGGAATCAAAACGTTTAATCAGTTTAGGCACTAATACCCTTACTTTGCTTAGAAAGTGGCGTATGCGGCAAAATGAGGCTAATCTAGGTAGTATCCATGACTGGGATGATAATAAAGTTATTTTCACCCGTGATGATGGTTCTCCACTCCGCTTAGCTTATCTAAATGAAAAGCTCGATATAGTGATTAAAAAACACAACCTTCATAGAATTACTATTCATGGGTTACGTCATACACATGCTTCCCTTTTATTCGAATCTGGTGCAAGTATAAAGGAGGTTCAAGAGCGGTTAGGTCACTCTAATATTCAAATGACCATGAACATCAATACACACGTAACAGACACCGTTAAAGAGCAAACAGCGACTAAGTTCCAAAGATTCATGGAGCTATGA
- a CDS encoding Arm DNA-binding domain-containing protein, with translation MASFQKYTTKQGQMWLFKIDTGINPETGKRQTTTRRGFKTKKEAQLAFAKVELELANGGISLNNNHLTYKDVFDQWFSYHSKTIKTSTKKSIESKFSKHVLPRFGQLKIREITRPYCQK, from the coding sequence ATGGCATCATTTCAAAAATATACAACCAAACAAGGTCAAATGTGGTTATTTAAAATAGATACAGGTATAAATCCTGAAACAGGAAAAAGACAAACAACCACACGTAGAGGATTTAAAACGAAAAAAGAAGCACAACTAGCTTTCGCGAAGGTTGAACTGGAGTTAGCTAATGGTGGTATATCACTAAACAATAATCATCTTACCTATAAGGACGTATTCGACCAATGGTTTTCATACCACTCTAAAACCATTAAAACAAGCACAAAAAAAAGCATTGAATCAAAATTCAGTAAGCACGTCTTGCCCCGCTTTGGTCAATTGAAGATTCGGGAAATAACGCGACCCTATTGCCAAAAATGA
- a CDS encoding DUF2642 domain-containing protein, which yields MLSDFVDLLGKYIEVEISGGDFHKGILIDAGLDIIVLNDGWTNSFLYIPFVHVQRWKEASLDEEYTSFNPPSEKPIEADTISFRKVLTIAKGLFVKVYVTGNKSIHGYITSIMNDYFVFHSPVYKTMFISMNHVKWLIPYSPNTIPYSLNKENLPLVPISTPLARSFYEQLKRLENQLVIIDGGDHTEKIGLLQKVRNNKMMLITAEGETVYRNLEHIKTIQLP from the coding sequence ATGCTTTCTGATTTTGTAGATTTATTGGGAAAATATATCGAGGTGGAAATTTCTGGAGGAGATTTTCACAAGGGAATCCTAATAGATGCTGGGTTGGACATCATTGTTTTAAACGATGGCTGGACAAATTCATTCCTCTACATTCCATTTGTTCATGTTCAAAGATGGAAAGAAGCCAGTTTAGATGAAGAATATACCTCTTTTAACCCTCCTTCAGAAAAACCAATTGAAGCTGATACCATTTCGTTTCGTAAAGTATTAACTATTGCTAAAGGTTTGTTTGTCAAGGTTTACGTCACAGGGAATAAATCCATTCATGGTTATATAACCAGCATTATGAACGACTATTTTGTCTTTCACTCCCCAGTGTACAAAACAATGTTTATTTCGATGAATCATGTTAAGTGGCTAATTCCGTATTCTCCTAATACAATACCGTATTCTTTAAACAAGGAAAATCTACCCCTTGTGCCTATATCCACTCCTTTAGCCAGATCCTTTTATGAACAGTTGAAAAGATTGGAAAATCAACTAGTGATTATTGATGGTGGAGACCATACTGAAAAAATAGGCTTACTCCAAAAGGTTCGAAATAACAAAATGATGCTGATAACAGCTGAAGGGGAAACGGTTTATCGGAATTTAGAGCATATCAAAACAATACAATTACCGTAA
- a CDS encoding arsenic transporter, giving the protein MQPMVWITVLSFLVTLGLILWRPRGINEAIPATIGAIIVILSGSVSLTDLGLIAETISGAAITIMATIVMAIVLESFGFFNWVAEKLAEKANGSGFRLFWYVNLLCFLMTLFFNNDGSILITTPILIMLLNNMGLKNHQKIPYLLSGALIATASSAPIGVSNIVNLIALKIVHMSLYLHTAMMFVPATLGLLLLTWLLFLRFKKVLPKTVPTKITGLSHPSYHPLKPSPMKHGSEKERSRFMRNILLFVFAVRVSLFVASFLSIPVSLMAVIGSLVLLGWRWAYLKIPPTDMLKKTPWYIIVFAFSMYVIIYGLNNVGLTDWLIQFMRPMVSGSLLNASVMMGVLLSVLSNIFNNHPALMIGTLTLTDMNLDLLSLKIAYLANVIGSDMGSLLLPMGTLATLMWMHIVKRGKVRITWWEYIKVTAVVIPPTVLFTLVVLYYWVSWLFGGAL; this is encoded by the coding sequence ATGCAACCAATGGTTTGGATAACCGTTTTATCTTTTTTGGTTACCCTCGGATTGATTCTTTGGAGGCCTAGAGGCATTAATGAAGCTATACCTGCCACGATAGGTGCGATTATTGTCATACTCAGTGGAAGTGTTTCTCTAACAGACCTGGGTTTAATTGCAGAAACGATAAGTGGTGCTGCGATAACTATTATGGCAACGATTGTAATGGCGATTGTCTTAGAGAGTTTTGGATTCTTTAACTGGGTGGCAGAGAAGCTTGCGGAAAAAGCAAATGGGTCTGGCTTCAGATTATTCTGGTATGTCAATCTTTTATGTTTTCTCATGACACTCTTTTTCAATAACGATGGAAGTATCTTAATTACAACCCCAATTCTAATCATGTTATTAAACAACATGGGCTTAAAAAACCATCAAAAAATTCCGTATTTGCTGTCTGGAGCCTTAATTGCGACTGCTTCGAGTGCTCCAATAGGTGTAAGTAACATTGTCAATCTGATCGCTCTAAAAATCGTGCATATGAGCTTGTATTTGCATACGGCGATGATGTTTGTCCCTGCCACGCTTGGTTTACTACTGCTGACGTGGCTCTTGTTCCTTCGCTTCAAAAAAGTCTTACCGAAAACCGTTCCTACTAAGATTACTGGGCTGTCACACCCTTCTTACCATCCACTTAAGCCAAGCCCTATGAAACATGGTTCAGAGAAGGAACGTTCAAGGTTTATGCGAAACATCCTGCTGTTTGTATTTGCAGTCCGTGTCAGTCTATTTGTAGCTTCGTTTCTTTCCATTCCAGTTTCTCTTATGGCTGTAATTGGCTCTCTGGTCCTTTTAGGATGGAGATGGGCTTATTTAAAAATACCTCCAACCGATATGCTGAAAAAAACGCCGTGGTATATTATCGTGTTCGCTTTTAGTATGTATGTGATTATTTACGGTCTGAATAATGTCGGTCTAACAGACTGGTTGATCCAATTTATGCGTCCAATGGTTTCTGGAAGCCTGCTCAATGCAAGTGTGATGATGGGTGTACTTCTATCAGTACTCTCAAATATTTTTAATAATCACCCTGCACTCATGATTGGAACCCTCACGTTAACGGATATGAATCTAGATTTACTCTCCTTGAAAATCGCCTATCTGGCGAACGTCATTGGCAGCGACATGGGTTCCTTACTACTTCCAATGGGAACGTTGGCTACGCTGATGTGGATGCACATTGTAAAGCGTGGAAAAGTAAGAATCACTTGGTGGGAATATATAAAAGTAACAGCTGTCGTTATACCGCCTACTGTATTATTCACATTAGTGGTTTTATATTATTGGGTTTCTTGGCTCTTTGGTGGAGCACTTTAA
- a CDS encoding DHA2 family efflux MFS transporter permease subunit — MDITEGNKKVLLIVLIAGCFLSTLNQTLLNVALSGLMDVFQVTAATVQWLSTGFMLVNGVLVPITAFLMKRFTTRQLFISSMFFLLIGSVICACAMNFGMLLTGRMIQAIGAGIIMPLMMTVILYLYPSEKRGSIMGTIGFAMIFAPAIAPTFSGFIIEYVSWRWLFIGLIPFILIVIVLAFKYLMNVAETTKAKLDITTVILSTIGFGCILFGFSSAGSKGWDNLVVITTIIVGIIVTTLFCLRQMKSSDPLLNLSVFNNRIFTLTSFINVLITMIMYADLILLPIYLQNGRGFTALEAGLLLLPGAVINAFLSPITGKMYDKYGAKPLFITGLLFIIVSMWGVIDINESTTYMYLMVRTIILRIGLSFITMPLNTAGLNALPRELGSHGSAVNNTIRQLSGAIGTAVVITVYTMQATLHASELSMQNENITAIRLEALASIFGSSDAYVFMLILSIVALIFTCFMPKKATIKKSESESHN; from the coding sequence ATGGACATAACAGAAGGAAATAAAAAAGTTTTATTAATTGTATTGATTGCTGGCTGTTTTTTATCAACATTAAATCAGACTTTATTAAATGTTGCATTGAGTGGTTTAATGGATGTATTTCAAGTAACGGCTGCAACTGTACAATGGTTATCAACAGGCTTTATGCTAGTAAACGGTGTTTTAGTACCAATTACGGCTTTTTTAATGAAACGGTTTACAACAAGGCAGCTATTTATTAGCTCGATGTTTTTTTTGCTCATCGGATCGGTAATTTGTGCATGTGCGATGAATTTTGGCATGCTGTTAACGGGAAGAATGATTCAAGCAATTGGTGCCGGGATTATTATGCCTCTAATGATGACAGTTATTTTATATTTATATCCTAGCGAAAAGCGTGGAAGTATTATGGGGACAATTGGCTTTGCGATGATTTTTGCTCCAGCCATCGCTCCTACATTTTCTGGTTTTATCATTGAGTATGTTTCATGGAGATGGCTATTTATTGGGTTAATCCCATTTATATTAATTGTCATTGTTCTAGCGTTCAAATACTTAATGAATGTTGCAGAGACAACAAAAGCAAAATTAGATATCACAACTGTCATTTTATCAACGATTGGTTTTGGCTGCATTTTATTTGGATTCAGTAGCGCAGGAAGCAAGGGTTGGGATAATCTCGTTGTCATTACTACAATTATCGTCGGAATAATCGTGACGACTCTATTCTGTTTACGTCAAATGAAATCCAGCGATCCATTATTAAATTTATCCGTATTTAACAATAGAATTTTCACTCTGACATCATTCATCAATGTACTAATTACGATGATTATGTATGCTGATTTAATTCTTTTACCAATTTACTTGCAGAATGGACGAGGTTTTACAGCACTTGAAGCAGGTTTGCTGTTATTACCTGGAGCTGTGATTAATGCCTTCTTATCCCCTATCACTGGTAAAATGTATGATAAATACGGTGCTAAACCACTCTTTATTACAGGTTTACTATTTATCATTGTTTCGATGTGGGGAGTCATTGATATAAACGAATCAACAACCTATATGTATTTAATGGTTCGTACCATTATTTTACGAATTGGATTAAGTTTTATTACCATGCCTTTAAATACAGCAGGGTTAAATGCTTTACCACGAGAATTGGGTTCCCATGGTTCAGCTGTAAATAATACCATTCGCCAATTGTCAGGTGCTATTGGCACAGCAGTTGTCATCACAGTGTATACAATGCAAGCAACTTTACATGCCTCTGAGCTATCAATGCAAAATGAAAACATTACAGCTATACGACTAGAGGCATTAGCTTCTATCTTTGGCTCAAGTGATGCCTATGTTTTTATGTTAATCTTATCTATTGTGGCGTTAATTTTTACATGTTTTATGCCTAAAAAAGCCACAATCAAAAAAAGTGAAAGTGAATCCCATAACTAA
- a CDS encoding TetR/AcrR family transcriptional regulator yields the protein MSIPKKEDPRTIRSREMFKHAVIALLCEDPAISNLTVQKIAANAGLNRTTFYLHYQDIQDLLTQITDEILNELSDKIVALIHAKDLSEKQQLTQLLDYLYIHRNYLLILFNTNQFEDQLFSLLKQLVEIRRKNSKKDLPADYVAIDIKTASLVGIIIWWLRLGLHFSSDYIANQIYLMYRVH from the coding sequence ATGTCTATACCTAAAAAAGAAGATCCTCGTACAATTCGTTCAAGAGAAATGTTTAAACATGCTGTCATTGCTCTCTTATGCGAGGATCCCGCAATTTCAAATTTAACGGTTCAGAAAATCGCAGCCAATGCAGGATTAAATCGAACAACATTTTACTTACATTATCAGGATATTCAAGATTTACTAACGCAAATCACCGATGAGATTTTAAATGAGCTTTCTGATAAAATTGTTGCTTTAATACATGCAAAAGATTTATCAGAAAAACAACAGCTAACACAATTGCTTGATTACTTATATATCCATCGAAATTATTTACTTATTTTATTTAATACGAATCAGTTTGAGGACCAATTGTTTTCATTATTAAAGCAATTAGTAGAAATAAGGAGGAAGAATTCCAAGAAGGATTTACCAGCTGATTATGTTGCCATTGATATTAAAACAGCCTCATTGGTAGGCATTATAATATGGTGGTTAAGACTGGGGCTTCATTTTAGTTCAGATTATATTGCCAATCAAATTTATTTAATGTACAGAGTGCACTAA
- a CDS encoding ECF transporter S component — protein MNSTFSATERTKTKALVINALFIALTIVATFINIKLPIMGNGGLIHLGNVPLFIAALVYGKKTGAIAGAFGMALFDLLSGWAAWAPFTFIIVGAMGFLVGLISEKVPGKREYVYTLAIALALIIKIVGYYFAEVILYGNWIQPFGSVPGNVMQVIIAGIIVVPLVGRLKKRAGQI, from the coding sequence ATGAATTCAACATTCTCAGCGACAGAAAGAACTAAAACAAAGGCCTTAGTCATCAATGCCCTTTTCATCGCATTAACCATTGTAGCGACATTCATCAACATCAAGCTCCCGATAATGGGTAACGGAGGCCTAATCCATCTGGGTAACGTTCCTCTTTTTATAGCAGCCTTGGTTTACGGCAAAAAAACAGGGGCCATAGCAGGAGCATTCGGAATGGCCCTATTTGATCTTTTATCTGGTTGGGCAGCATGGGCACCGTTTACATTCATCATAGTAGGTGCAATGGGCTTTTTAGTCGGACTCATATCCGAAAAGGTACCCGGCAAAAGAGAATATGTATACACATTGGCCATTGCCCTTGCGTTGATCATAAAAATCGTGGGCTATTATTTTGCTGAAGTTATCCTTTACGGTAACTGGATACAGCCATTCGGCTCCGTCCCTGGTAACGTAATGCAGGTCATAATAGCCGGTATAATTGTAGTGCCGCTTGTAGGCCGCTTAAAGAAAAGAGCCGGACAGATATAG
- a CDS encoding DUF2521 family protein codes for MAVILGLQEMQREKQLKFERRLLRDLSIEDMKGRIQRYFGQDLMDVLEEGYFDVAIEAYLLGANYSKFGYYGESEDDVRARSWKEEKFLTDTLFNFILYWREVTANNAFDEGLFYCCEGFVGEWWLDGFKTGEKRYKMKLH; via the coding sequence ATGGCTGTGATATTAGGTTTACAGGAGATGCAAAGGGAAAAGCAACTGAAGTTCGAACGTAGATTGCTCAGGGATCTTTCTATCGAGGATATGAAGGGAAGAATCCAGCGTTACTTTGGACAGGATTTGATGGATGTCTTGGAAGAAGGCTACTTTGATGTAGCTATCGAGGCTTATTTATTAGGGGCGAACTATAGTAAGTTTGGCTATTACGGTGAGTCAGAAGACGATGTAAGGGCCAGGTCCTGGAAGGAAGAAAAGTTTTTGACCGATACTCTTTTTAACTTTATTTTGTATTGGCGGGAAGTTACAGCAAATAACGCTTTCGATGAAGGTTTGTTTTATTGCTGTGAGGGGTTTGTGGGAGAGTGGTGGCTGGACGGCTTTAAGACTGGTGAAAAACGATATAAAATGAAATTGCATTAA
- the cwlD gene encoding N-acetylmuramoyl-L-alanine amidase CwlD: MRRKLKYTGIAMGLFVLFLIVTFKFVEDDSWDSWNLPLAGKVIILDAGHGGMDGGANVQEVMEKEIALSVSLKVRDYLQEQGALVIMTREKDEDLAQGNTKGIRQRKQEDLRNRVEMINDSEADLFLSIHLNSFPSASSKGAQTFYTNRFEENEQVAKFIQTEIIRNLENTKRDAKTINNVYLMNYAKKPGALVEIGFLSNTEERERLISDGYQEKVASSIYMGILRYFTEEKLSDKE; this comes from the coding sequence ATGCGCAGAAAGCTGAAATATACAGGAATCGCTATGGGATTGTTTGTCCTTTTTTTAATTGTGACTTTTAAATTTGTTGAAGATGATTCTTGGGACTCTTGGAACCTTCCGTTGGCAGGTAAGGTAATCATCTTGGATGCCGGTCATGGAGGGATGGACGGAGGGGCAAATGTACAAGAGGTAATGGAAAAGGAAATTGCCCTTTCCGTATCATTGAAGGTAAGGGACTATTTACAGGAACAGGGTGCCCTTGTCATCATGACCCGTGAGAAGGATGAGGATTTGGCACAGGGTAATACAAAGGGGATTCGCCAGCGCAAACAGGAAGATTTACGGAATCGGGTTGAAATGATCAATGATTCGGAAGCGGACTTATTCTTAAGCATTCATTTGAACTCTTTTCCATCAGCGTCATCGAAAGGTGCCCAAACCTTTTATACAAACAGGTTTGAGGAAAATGAACAGGTAGCCAAATTCATTCAGACTGAAATCATTAGAAACCTGGAAAATACAAAGCGTGATGCAAAAACGATCAATAATGTGTATTTGATGAATTATGCTAAAAAACCGGGAGCGCTTGTGGAAATTGGCTTTCTTTCCAATACTGAGGAAAGGGAACGCCTTATCAGTGATGGGTATCAAGAAAAGGTTGCCAGTTCGATTTATATGGGCATTTTACGTTACTTTACAGAGGAAAAACTATCGGATAAAGAGTGA
- a CDS encoding Mrp/NBP35 family ATP-binding protein, producing MLTEEKVLNLLKDLKDPFLHKNLEETNGIIEIKIKPEKNHVSVKLAIAKTGTAEQMQMQSEVVDLLKTNGAESVGIRFTELTEDELAKHRESIPQGEADQGLLGPNNKTQFIAIASGKGGVGKSTISVNFATSLARLGKKVGLVDADIYGFSVPDMMGITKRPVVRGEKIIPVERFGVQVISMGFFVEDNAPIIWRGPMLGKMLNSFFNEVEWGELDYLVLDLPPGTGDVALDVHTMLPSCKEIIVTTPHPTAAFVAARAGAMAIKTEHEVIGVIENMSFFESKTTGEKEYVFGKGGGAKLAEELRTEVLGQLPLQQPDWNEEDFAPSIYAADHRLGRIYEDIAKKVIEKLQ from the coding sequence TTGTTAACAGAAGAGAAAGTACTGAATTTATTGAAGGATCTTAAAGACCCTTTTTTACATAAAAACCTTGAAGAGACAAATGGAATTATAGAAATAAAAATAAAGCCTGAAAAGAATCATGTAAGCGTTAAACTTGCGATTGCGAAAACTGGGACTGCCGAGCAAATGCAAATGCAATCGGAAGTGGTGGACTTGCTGAAAACGAACGGAGCGGAATCTGTAGGCATCCGTTTCACGGAACTTACTGAAGATGAGTTGGCTAAGCACCGTGAAAGCATTCCGCAGGGTGAAGCGGACCAAGGTTTGCTTGGACCTAACAACAAGACACAATTCATCGCGATTGCCAGTGGTAAAGGCGGAGTGGGAAAATCTACGATTTCAGTGAATTTCGCTACTTCACTTGCCCGTTTGGGTAAAAAGGTCGGACTGGTTGATGCAGATATCTATGGATTCAGTGTACCTGATATGATGGGGATAACAAAAAGACCGGTTGTTCGTGGGGAAAAGATCATTCCTGTAGAACGATTTGGCGTTCAAGTTATTTCAATGGGCTTTTTTGTAGAAGATAATGCGCCTATCATCTGGAGAGGACCGATGCTGGGTAAGATGCTTAACAGTTTCTTTAATGAAGTGGAATGGGGAGAATTGGACTATTTAGTCCTTGACTTACCACCAGGTACAGGCGATGTTGCGTTGGACGTACATACGATGCTCCCTTCATGTAAAGAAATCATTGTTACGACACCGCATCCGACTGCAGCCTTCGTTGCTGCAAGAGCTGGTGCAATGGCCATCAAGACAGAACATGAAGTCATTGGTGTCATTGAGAATATGTCATTCTTCGAAAGTAAAACGACCGGTGAAAAAGAATATGTATTCGGAAAAGGCGGCGGCGCGAAGCTGGCAGAAGAACTTCGTACAGAAGTTTTAGGTCAACTGCCCCTGCAACAGCCAGATTGGAACGAAGAGGACTTTGCTCCCTCCATTTACGCAGCGGACCATAGGCTTGGAAGGATTTACGAGGATATTGCTAAAAAGGTCATTGAAAAGCTACAATAA
- the gerD gene encoding spore germination lipoprotein GerD, which yields MRVGVALLFTSFLLVCSGCAQNGAGADKMEYEETKKMVVDILKTDDGKKAIQDIISDDKTKAELIMDSDVIKKSIEDMVTSDKGKEFWKKTFNDPEFASAYAKALEDEHKKVLKDLTADPQYRGMIMEVMKEPDLEKEMNKLLKTKEMRSVYKELIIETMESPLVQAKMQERLDKAATKAVEKENKDKKEK from the coding sequence ATGAGAGTGGGAGTTGCTTTGCTTTTCACGTCATTCTTACTCGTTTGTTCCGGTTGTGCTCAAAATGGAGCAGGCGCAGATAAAATGGAGTATGAAGAGACAAAGAAAATGGTCGTCGATATCTTGAAAACAGATGATGGAAAAAAAGCCATCCAGGATATCATTTCCGATGATAAAACGAAAGCTGAACTTATTATGGACTCGGATGTCATTAAGAAATCCATTGAAGATATGGTCACTTCAGATAAAGGGAAGGAATTTTGGAAAAAGACATTTAATGATCCTGAATTTGCCTCCGCTTATGCTAAAGCTTTAGAAGATGAACATAAAAAGGTATTGAAGGACTTAACTGCTGATCCTCAGTATCGTGGAATGATCATGGAAGTAATGAAAGAACCGGACTTGGAAAAAGAAATGAATAAATTATTAAAAACCAAGGAAATGCGCTCCGTCTATAAAGAGCTGATCATAGAAACCATGGAGAGTCCTCTCGTTCAAGCAAAAATGCAAGAGAGATTGGATAAAGCAGCTACTAAAGCGGTAGAGAAGGAAAACAAGGATAAAAAGGAAAAGTAA